The sequence GCTGCGCGGCCTCCTCGTCCAGCACCCAGGGGCGCCAGGTGGGCGTGCCGTAGCTCATGCAGCCCAGGCAGATGCGGGACACCCTCAAGCCGGTGCGGCCCAGGTTGGTGTACTTCATCGGTTCAATCCTCCGTCATTCTGGAAATCCCGGACGCTCGAACGCCCCGGTTCATGCAGCGGTCGCGTCATAACCCGTGTGGGTGGGTCTTTCATGAACGGGTGTCTTTTCTGATTGCACAGAATCCGCTAAAGCTACGGGGAATCCGAGGGGGACGCTGAACGGAGTCGCCGTGCGTGCGTTCCCGGATTGCGGGTGACGTGCGCGTCGCGAACCGCCGTTTGCGGCGTCCTCCCGGCAAGGCCCCGCCGGGACACACGACATGCACTTGTTGACGCGCGCCGACCCCGCCACCGAATTCGTTTGTCCCGAGGACCTCACCTTCGTGGACCTCTGCCGCACCCGGGCCATGGCTCAGGGCGCGCAGAATGTCTTCACCTTCCTGGAGGACGAAGGCGAGCGCACCGTCACCTACGCGGAACTGGACGCGGGGGCTCGGGCCGTTGCCGCGCTGCTCCAACGACATCTGGCTCCAGGTGAACGCGCGTTACTGTTGTATCCGCCGGGCCGCGAGTACGTGCTGGGCTTCCTGGGGTGTCTGTACGCGGGAGTGGTGGCGGTGCCCGCGTATCCACCGGACCCGATGCGGCTGGGGCGCACGCTGCCCCGGCTCCAGGCGCTGGTGGCGGACTGCGGGGCGCGCGTGGCGCTCACCACGTCCGGCATCGCGGAGATGGTGGAGTCGCTCACGGCTGACGCGCCGGACCTGCGCGCGCTGCGCTGGCTGGCCACGGACGCCGTGCCTGAGACGGAAGCGGCGCAGTGGCGAGCGCCGAAGCTCACGGGCGACGCGGTGGCGTTCCTCCAGTACACGTCGGGCTCCACGGGGACGCCGCGCGGCGTGGTGCTGCGGCACCGGCACCTGCTGCACAACTCGGGGTTGATTGCGCGCGGGTTCGACGCGAGTCCGAATCCGGTGGGCGTCATCTGGCTGCCGCCGTACCACGACATGGGGCTGATTGGCGGCATCCTCCAGCCGCTGTTCCGCGACGTGCCCACCGTGTTGCTGCCGCCGCTGTCCTTCCTGCAGCGCCCGCTGCGGTGGCTGGAGGCGGTGTCGCGCTTCGGCGGCACGGTGAGCGGCGGGCCCAACTTCGCGTTCGACCTGTGCGTGCGCAAGAGCACGCGGGAGGAGCGGGCCGCGCTCGACTTGAGCCGGTGGGAGGTGGCGTTCTGCGGCGCGGAGCCGGTGCGCGCGGAGACGCTGGAGCGCTTCGCGGAGGCCTTCGCGCCCTCGGGCTTCCGGCGCGAGGCGTTCTATCCCTGCTACGGGCTGGCGGAGGGGACGCTCATCGTCACCGGTGGGAAGCGCGCGGCGGCGGCGGTGGTGCGGCGCTTCGCGCGTGAGGGGCTGCGGCTCGGCGAAGCGCGAGCGCCGGTGGACGGTGAAGTGGAGGCGGTGCTCGTCGGGTGCGGTGAGTCGCTGGGCGGGCAGGAGCTGCGCGTGGTGGACCCGGAGACGGGCGTGCCGAGCGCGCCGGGGCGCGTGGGTGAAATCTGGGTGCGTGGGCCCAGTGTCGCGGATGGGTACTGGCAGCGGCCGGAGGAGACGGCTCGCACGTTCCAGGGGCGGCTGGCGGGCTCGGGTGAGGGGCCGTACCTGCGCACGGGAGACCTGGGCGTCATCGAGGGTGGCGAGGTGTTCGTCACCGGGCGACTGAAGGATGTGCTGGTGCTGCGCGGGCGGAACCACTACCCGCAGGACCTGGAGTTGTCGGTGGAGCGGAGCCACCCGGGCCTGCGCCCCGGTTGTGGCGCGGCGTTCTCCGTGGAGGTGGATGGGGAGGAGCGGCTCGCGCTGGTGCAGGAGGTCTCCACGAAGGTGGCGGGAGACGTGGATGACGTGCTCGCGCGCATCCGTGCCGTGCTGGCCGAGGAGCATGGCGTGGCCGCGCATGCGGTGGTGCTCATCTCCGCGGGCGCGCTGCCCAAGACGTCCAGCGGAAAGGTTCAGCGGCGCGCGTGCCGCGAGGCATTCCTGGCCGACACGCTGGAGGTGGTGCGGGAGTGGCGGGAGGGGACCACCGCGAGGGACGAGGCACAGGTGGGGCACGCGGCGGAGGGTTCGCCAGGTTCTGATGACGGAGCTTCGGCGGCGCGGTCCGACGCTGATGCAGGTGACGTGCGGGCGGGGCGCGCTGCGGCGAGCTCGAGAGGGGGCGATGCTGGAGCGTCGGCGGCGCGACCCGAGGGGCTCACGCCCGAGGCGGATGCACGCAGTGACTCCGAGAACAGAGAGGTCGCGCCGGGGCAGGGCGACGTGCTCGCGTGGCTCCGGCCCCGGGTGGCACGGCTGCTCGGTGTGGCCGCGCATGAATTGAACGTGGATGTACCGCTCACGCACTTCGGCCTCGACTCGCTCCGCGCGCTGGAGGTGCTGCATGCGGTGGAGGAGGGCTGGCGCGTCTCGCTTCCGCCCGCGTTGCTGCTCCAGGGCCCGAGTCTTCGCGAAGTCACGGCGTGGGTGGATCAGAAGCGCGGTGAGGCTTCGCGCACTGAGGCGTCCACTGGCGCCGAGGCTGCCACGACCTACGTGTCCGATGGACAGCGTGCACTGTGGTTCCTCCAGCGCATGGCGCCTGGAAGCACCGCGTACCACGTGGCCCGCGCGGTGCGGTTCACCTCGTCCGTCGATGCCGCCGTGCTCGGACGTGTGTTCTCGGCGCTCGTCGCGCGCCACCCGGCCTTGGCCTCCGCGTTCCCCGAGGAGCGCGGCGAGCCCGTGCTGCGGCCCTCGGCCACCGTGCCCGCACTGGAACTGGAGGATGCTTCCTCGATGACGGCGGAGACGCTGCGCGAGCGGCTCGACGCCGAGGCGCACCGGCCTTTCGACCTGGAGCGTGGACCCCTGGTGCGTGCGCGCCTGTTCGCCGGTGCGCCGGGCGGGCCCGTGTTGCTCTTCGTGCTGCACCACCTCATCACCGACTTCTGGTCGCTGGAGGTGCTGGCCGAGGAGCTCGGCGCGCTCTACACCGCCGAAGCGCAAGGCACCTCCGCCGCCCTGTTGCCGCCGCCACCGCCGGCTCCCGCCATCCTCCGAGCGCAAGAAGCCCGCTACACCGGAGCCGCCGGCGATGCGCTCCAGGCGTGGTGGCGTGAGCGACTGGGCGGCGAGCTGCCCGCGCTGGAGCTGCCCACTTCGCGGCCGCGTCCCCGGCTCCAGTCCTTCCGAGGGGCCACCGTGTCCTTCCTCGTGGAGCCTCGAACGGCCGCGCGTCTGAAGGCCCTGGCGCACGCGCATGGCGCCACGCCGTTCATGACGCTGCTCGCGGGATATCTCGCCTTCCTGCGCCGCTACAGCGGGCAGGAGGACATCATCGTGGGCACGCCCACCGCGGGCCGGACGCGCGCGGACCTGTCACGGCAGGTGGGCTACTTCGTCAACCCCGTCGCACTGCGTGCGCGCATGCCTCGCGCGCTGTCCTTCTCCGGGTTGCTCGCCCAGGTGCGTGGCACCGTGCTGGAAGCACTGGAGCACCAGGAGTTGCCCTTCGCGAGGCTCGTCGAGCGACTCCAGCCTCGAAGAGACCCATCCCGCGCGCCCGTCTTCCAGGCGATGTTCGCGTTGCAGTCCGGCCGGCCCGGACGTGAGGCGCTCGGCGCATTCGCGCTCGGAGAGGCCGGAGCGAAAGCGCGCCTGGGCACGCTGGAGGTGGAGTCCTTCCCCCTGGGCCACCGTGCTTCCGCCTTCGACCTCACGCTGATGATGGCGGAGGTGGACGGAGGCTTCGCCGCCAGCCTGGAGTACTGCGCGGACCTCTTCGACGCGGAGGCCGCCGCGCGCATGGCGCGCCACCTGGGCGCACTGCTGGAGTCGGCCTCGACGTCGCCTGATGTGCCGCTGGTGGAGCTGCCGTTGTTGGATGCGGGGGAGCGGCGGGCCCTGGTGGACCTGGGGAGGCGGACGGAGACCCAGAGCGCCATCTCCATCGCGGAAGTCCACCGCCTCTTCGAGGGTTGGGCCGCGCGCACGCCCGACGCCGTGGCGCTCGTCGCGGGGACCTCCCGCTGGACGTATCGCGAGCTGGATGCGTGGGCGGGACGGCTGGCGGCCCGGCTGCGGCGTCATGGCGTGGGGCCCGAGGTCCGCGTCGGCACGTTGCTGGAGCGAGGTGGGCCCGAGGCCGTGGTGGCCTTCCTCGCCGTGTTGAAGGCGGGCGGGACGGTGCTCCCGTTCGAGCCAACGAACCCCCCCGAGCGTGTGGCGTGGATGCTCGCGGATGCGGGCGCGCGCGTGCTGCTGGCCCACGGGCGCCTCGCGCAGCGGCTCACGCTGCCCGAAGGCGTGGAGCTCCTGCGCTGGGAAGAGCACGGCGCACCGGGAATGGCCGCTGACGAGCCCGTTGTCTCCGGCACCTCCGTGCCCTCGTCGGACTGCGCCGCCTACGTCATCTACACCTCGGGCAGCACGGGCCGTCCCAAGGGCGTGGTGGTGACACACCGGGGCGCCGTGCACCTGGCCGAGTCCATCGCCACGGGGCTGTCCTGCGGGCCGGGGATGAGGGTGCTCCAGTTCTCCTCGCCGTCGTTCGATGTCTCGGTGTGGGACTACCTCCAGTCCCTCACCACGGGCGCCGCGCTGCACATTCCTCCGCCCGGGGAGCTGCTCGCGGGCGAGGCGCTGCACCGTGTCCTCGCGGAGCAGCGCATCACCTCGGTGTTGCTGCCCCCTTCTGTTGCAACGCTGTTGCCGGATGCGCCGCTGCCGGACCTGGCGCTGCTCCTGACG comes from Pyxidicoccus parkwaysis and encodes:
- a CDS encoding non-ribosomal peptide synthetase, giving the protein MHLLTRADPATEFVCPEDLTFVDLCRTRAMAQGAQNVFTFLEDEGERTVTYAELDAGARAVAALLQRHLAPGERALLLYPPGREYVLGFLGCLYAGVVAVPAYPPDPMRLGRTLPRLQALVADCGARVALTTSGIAEMVESLTADAPDLRALRWLATDAVPETEAAQWRAPKLTGDAVAFLQYTSGSTGTPRGVVLRHRHLLHNSGLIARGFDASPNPVGVIWLPPYHDMGLIGGILQPLFRDVPTVLLPPLSFLQRPLRWLEAVSRFGGTVSGGPNFAFDLCVRKSTREERAALDLSRWEVAFCGAEPVRAETLERFAEAFAPSGFRREAFYPCYGLAEGTLIVTGGKRAAAAVVRRFAREGLRLGEARAPVDGEVEAVLVGCGESLGGQELRVVDPETGVPSAPGRVGEIWVRGPSVADGYWQRPEETARTFQGRLAGSGEGPYLRTGDLGVIEGGEVFVTGRLKDVLVLRGRNHYPQDLELSVERSHPGLRPGCGAAFSVEVDGEERLALVQEVSTKVAGDVDDVLARIRAVLAEEHGVAAHAVVLISAGALPKTSSGKVQRRACREAFLADTLEVVREWREGTTARDEAQVGHAAEGSPGSDDGASAARSDADAGDVRAGRAAASSRGGDAGASAARPEGLTPEADARSDSENREVAPGQGDVLAWLRPRVARLLGVAAHELNVDVPLTHFGLDSLRALEVLHAVEEGWRVSLPPALLLQGPSLREVTAWVDQKRGEASRTEASTGAEAATTYVSDGQRALWFLQRMAPGSTAYHVARAVRFTSSVDAAVLGRVFSALVARHPALASAFPEERGEPVLRPSATVPALELEDASSMTAETLRERLDAEAHRPFDLERGPLVRARLFAGAPGGPVLLFVLHHLITDFWSLEVLAEELGALYTAEAQGTSAALLPPPPPAPAILRAQEARYTGAAGDALQAWWRERLGGELPALELPTSRPRPRLQSFRGATVSFLVEPRTAARLKALAHAHGATPFMTLLAGYLAFLRRYSGQEDIIVGTPTAGRTRADLSRQVGYFVNPVALRARMPRALSFSGLLAQVRGTVLEALEHQELPFARLVERLQPRRDPSRAPVFQAMFALQSGRPGREALGAFALGEAGAKARLGTLEVESFPLGHRASAFDLTLMMAEVDGGFAASLEYCADLFDAEAAARMARHLGALLESASTSPDVPLVELPLLDAGERRALVDLGRRTETQSAISIAEVHRLFEGWAARTPDAVALVAGTSRWTYRELDAWAGRLAARLRRHGVGPEVRVGTLLERGGPEAVVAFLAVLKAGGTVLPFEPTNPPERVAWMLADAGARVLLAHGRLAQRLTLPEGVELLRWEEHGAPGMAADEPVVSGTSVPSSDCAAYVIYTSGSTGRPKGVVVTHRGAVHLAESIATGLSCGPGMRVLQFSSPSFDVSVWDYLQSLTTGAALHIPPPGELLAGEALHRVLAEQRITSVLLPPSVATLLPDAPLPDLALLLTGGEACPADLVTRFASGRTFFNAYGPTEITVCATWERCSPGEAGPPPIGRPMPHIGAYVLDAEMQPVPVGVAGELYIGGPAVARGYHGRPELTAERFVPDPYGGEPGARLYRTGDVVRWRADGRLDFVSRADAQVKLRGFRIEPGEVEVALREVAGMRQAHVTVWRPPAGGEPRLVAYVVPASGEPLAPGEVKALLRARLPEHLVPADILALSALPLLPSGKVDSRALPPPARATAPDGAPRTPLEESIARAWAEALGHPSVGVHAHFFDDLGGSSLAAVRACARLRESLGKDIPITHFFEHPTVHALARRLSAEAQPAAVEGAKHQERAEARRQVLQRRGRNTRGHE